The stretch of DNA CGGATGCGCGTGCAACCACACTTATACTGTcccctgagagaggagagagcagtGAGGAGGCCCGAGGTACCTGGAGGAGCTGGCCCTGGTGAGAAAGGCGGAGAGAGGTCTCCTTCAGAGCTCGGAATGCGCAAGGGCCCGGGGCTGGGATGGGCTCGCTGTGTCCCAGGAGTAAATAAAGAAGCGTGTCCAGAGGACACACGTGTCCGAGGGCAGAGCAGGTCAAGCCGAGGCTGGGGAGAGCCGGGCAGAGCCAGACAGCATGTGGCCACCGCACAGACGGAGTTAAATTTTACCCCAGATGAACGGGCAGCAATGACACCCCTAGGCAGGGTCCCCTAGGCAGGGGAGTGCGGTGACCGTGGCTATGATGGAAGGAGATTCAGATGCCATGTAGCATGGCTCATGGGGACAGAAGGTGGGGGGGCAGGTACAAAAATGGAAGGGCTTCCATTAAGACGGTGGCGGGGATCATGGGAGGAGCAGGCAGATTTAAGACACCTTCGGAGCTGGAACCACGGGGCTTGTTGATGGTCTGCGGATGGGAGGGAGGTTTGCAAAGTCTTCTAGATCGCTGCCATCAGGAAGTCTGCGCCCGGGGTCTTCAGGACCCAAGGGAAGCTGGGATTCCGTCCTTCCCTGTCTGCCTGGAACCCGGGGTCCAATCTCTTCTGCTACAAGCAGATCACAGCTGGTCTCTTCTCGGTCCACGTCACCTGTAGCTGAAGCCAAAACAGACCTGGGTGGGACCTTTCTGCCTGCCCCTTGGCATAAAAGCCAGCAGATTTGGGGGCCGCAGATGTTGGGGATCGGTGGGTGAACcgccccagggtctgcccaccTCCAGCTGCCTCGGGTCACTATGGCCTGGGACGTCACAGGTGCTCGGCTACTCTGCTGCCCTCCCCCTGACGTGCAGAGGCTTTTCCGAGGGAAACGCCGGCATCAGGAACCCAGGAACGAGTcggccaggcctggcctggctccGCCAGTGCTCCAGGCACCGGTCTCCAGTGTGCCAGGCTCCCCGGGCCTGGAGCAGGCTCACCCCAGGCTCCAAGCTGGTGCAAAGCTGTCAGAGCTGCGGACCCCCCACCGGAGGCCCAGAGGTGTGAtggccaggcctgggctctgaAACTAAGAAACTGAGATGAGGCCCTGAGGACTCCCCGTCCTGGGGAAGGACCTCTCTGACCCTCGGTTTCTTCTTCTGTACGATGTGACCGTGCTACCAGCTCGCGTTGTTGTGCGTGAGCTCATACAGGCGAGCAGTTCTGGGCCAGACCCAGGGGGTACACCCCGAGAGCTACAGGGGCAGGGACGCGTGTTGGGTGTCACTCCTCAGAGCCATGAAGGGGCAAGCCAGAGGAATCTGAATTATAGTCCGGTGCCCTCACTCCCTGGCTGGGGCAAGCAAGTCTGTtttgctgggcctcagtttattcacctgtaaaatggggttaacaATGCTTACTTTTGGTGGCGATTAAGTGCAGTAATAGTTACAGAGTGTCTTAGTAAGTTCTGGATAGACagtggcttttttaaaagattttatttatttatttttagagaaggaagggagggagaaagagagagagagaaacatcagtgtgcggttgctgggggccgtggcctgcaacccaggcatgtgccctgactgggaatcgaacctgtgatgcctggttcgcagccgcgctcaatccactgagctacgccagccaggctagaTAGTGGCTTTAATAAAAGGAAGAGAGTGGACCCAAACAGGGCGAGACGTCTGGGTCCCGAACCTGcagccgggggggagggggctgagggaggcagggccTCTCCAAGGAGACCCTGCTCTTCAGGGGAGCCAGTGGGcacttggggggtggggacagtggtggggaggagggttacCGGCTGTCACAGCGACAGACCTCCAGCTGCTTAGGAACAAACCGAGGCCAGAGAGGGGGCAGGCCTGGCCCAAGGCCACCGGCTGGGAGGGCGGGAGGACGAGAAGCCAGAGCCTTCACTCCCGCTCCATCCAGGCAGGAAACTCCCTCTGCGTCTGTAGCTTTTCTCCGAAAGCCCCCGCTTTGGGGCGCTGGCCGGCTCAGTGCCAAtcagcaggggtgggtgggggtgttgaGCGCAACTGTTTCTCCAGCAGCAACCTGCTACACTGACCGGCCCACACTTGGCCGGAGGGGAGGCCACTCTTGGGAAGAAGGGACAGGGAGTCTCAGCATGGCAAGGTCAGACCGTGTTTCTGAATTATCTGCAGATTAGGGCTGGCCTTGCCCGGAAGGCCTGGAATACAACATCGGGACGCCGTGATGCGGTGGTGGGGGACCGGGGGTCTGGGGAGGAGGATTGGGGGTCTGGGGAGGAGGAACGGGGGTCTGGGGAGGAGGATTGGGGGTCTGGAGAAGCCAAATGATAAGGCATTTTAGAGTGAGGCCTTTGAAAGTCAGAACTGGGTCTGAGCCCACGCTTTGCTGCTGTTCGCAAGGGACTCGCCCTCCCCGAGTCTCAGGTTGCCCATCTGTGAAGGGGGGCTGGTGGCAGATCCTCCCTCTGCGGGTGGGCGTGAGGCTGAAGGAGCTGATGTGTGTGAGGACCACGTGGCTTCTGACAGTGTTGTGGGGCCTTGTGCCTGGCCCCCCACGGTGCGGTGGTTGCCTTCTGGGTAGTCCGAGGTTCTGCAGACAGACCATGCTACGTGTACCTCCTTGGTGGGCTCAGACACAATTTGGAGGCCAGGGCCTGTCCCTGCAAACTGTTGAGTCACTCGGTTTGGCTCAAAGACAGGACTGCAGCCCGGTTCGGCCTGACGCCCAAGCTCGTTGGTTTCTATGCCCCCGCcactttcctcccccacccctcagcaccCCCTGCAGGGGGCCATTCTGCCAGTGAAACCCACTGCAGCTGTCGGGGGGCCTTTGGAGTTTGGTTTTGCGTGGGTCACATGACTCTGGCAGCACCCGCCCTGGGGCTAGGGGCCTGATGCCGTGGTGTCCATGGGCGGTGGTCGGGGGCGGGCTCCCGGCTGAGGGGAATTCACCTGCACCGGGAGTCAGTCAGACCCACGGCAACTCGGGAATCGTTGCTCAGCCGCTGCCGGGCTCACGTGACAGTGTGCGTGCAGAAGCGTGGCCTTGCTGAGGTCACGGGGTCTCAGGAGGGGCTCTGGCCAGACGCCGCCACACCGACAGCTCTCACTCCTAGAGCACCAGGTCTGTGCCGGGCCCTTACTTCTGTGCACTCGCTCAAGGAGAAGGGGACCGACTGGCATCCGTGTGCACTCTGGTGACTCCCAGGAGCCTGGCACCCGGGCagtcacacagtaggtgctcaggaaatatcCGCTGCATGAATGAATCCAGGCGTGCTGCGAGCCCCATGGTGGGGAGGTCGGCCTGAGGAGAGCCAGGAGGCCTTGCACAGGCTGCACCCGGGAAGAAGGGGGGTTAGAGGTCACGTACAGAAGCAGGCTGCTCGCTCCCCAGGAGCCTCAGGGACTCAAACCAGGCAGAACACGGGAGAATCTCCGCCCCCATTCCCCTTGCCCTGTGGTGTGTCCCTTGATGTGAACGACAGGGGAAGAGTCTTGCTCTGGTCCCAGGCCCCACCTCTAGGCCACACCCCTccaccttcttcctctccctgctgaGTCTTCTCGGGTGCTGCACctcgggcgggcgggggcggttCTCTGGGAGGTTGGCCCTGCACGCCTCCACCCCATCTTTTCTCTGAGAGGCCCCGCTGGCTGCACAGCCCCCTGAGCACCTCTTCCCACTCTCCTTCCAGAACCAGAGGCAGCGCCATGCAGCTGTGCCTCCTCTTCTGCCTGGTGCTGCTCAGCCTGCAGGCAGccgccctcccccgccgccgccaccacgCCTGGAGGACGAAGAAGAGAGTCAGGGAGCTGCCCGTCGCCAGCGCGGAGGCCCCTGGTAACCAGAACTTCACCTTCGACCTCTACAGGGCCTTGGCAGCAGACAGCCCCGACCAGAACatcttcttctctcctctgagCATCTCCGAGTCCCTGGCCCTGATCTACCTGGCCGCTGCGTCTGACACAAAGACACAGATCTCGGAGGCTCTGGGCCTCCCTGCGCAGGGgggccgggaggaggaggaggcgttCCACAGGGGCTCCcaccagctgctgcaggagctcCGCCAGCCCCGGGCGGACCTCCAGCTGGCCTCGGCACCGCCCTGTTTGTCCTGCCCACGGTGCACGTCCGGGACGCCTTCCTGAGCGCCGCGAGGACGCTGTACCTGGCAGACACCTTCCCCACCAACTTCAGGGACCCCAAAGCCGCCCAGAAGCAGATCAATGATTACGTGGCCAAGCAAACCAACGGCAAGATTGTGGACTTGGTTAAGGACCTCGACAGCTCCGAGATCATGGTTATGgtgaattacattttctttaaaggtaAGACCCCTGGGCTCGAACCTgaacttcctctttcttttcagCGGCTTTTGTTAAGAGAAGACCCGACTCCCGCATTCAGGAAGGCGTGGGAATAGATTTGGTCTGGTCTGGCGCGTGTTGACAGAGCGAAGCCAACAGCAGCTGCGGGTGCAGAggcaccttctcactgtgtgagCAGGTGTCCACAGCCCCAGCGCCGTTTTCTCTGCTGGGGAAGAGCTGCGTCCTGTCTCTGGGCCCCTGGGGGCAACTGCAGTCGCCGCTTCCCCACGGGTTCCCCAGCCCGAGTGGCTCATGGCTGCTGGGTGCGTGGCTGCTGACACCATGGCCACTCGGGGCGGGACTTTGGGCCTTAGCAGGGACTGCGCAGGCATCTCCCAGGTggtgccctgcccccaggggcatCCCAGCCGCTGTGTCCTGAGCCAAGAAATCCTGGGTGAGGAGCCTGTTCCTCTGAAAAGTGTTCTCTCCCCTCCTTGAGAGCTAATCCCCGTCTTTAGCTCCCTGCCATTTCTTATAAACATCTCCCCCTCATCTCAGCTGTCACTTTCTGCTTCCAAAGCAGCGACCCAGCCGGCGCGCCGCGAGAATTCTTAAAACGTGCAGTTCCTGGCTTCCCAGCCAGCGGCACGGACCTCTTTTCTTTTGGACTGTCAAATTTCTTGAAAAGTGACAATAGCCGATACAACAATAGCCGTCGTCCAGTGCGAATGAATCAAAGTGGTCCCTTTTCCTTGTCAGGTCTACAGAAAACTAGTCCTTGGTGTGCCGCAGAGTGTTAGGGATTAGTTCAAGTGTGCCTCGAGATGAAAAGGGTTGGGAATCGCTGTGCGGATGGCTGAGCCCCTGGGTGCTCCGTGGGGGGCCTggctgagggtgggagggaggagaggaagaagggggaggggaagagggaagggaaggggagggaggggtggggagaagaaaagggagagagagagagaaggagggagaaaaatagttAAATGCTAACCACCCACCCCTCTTCCTATGCTCACAGATAGTGAGGATTGGCTCGGATTCTAAGATTCCTTGTCCGCAGCCCGGGCTGTTCCCTCACACCAGGCTGCCGAGGACAGCTGAGTCCGGCATTGGGGCGGGATCTATATTTGATAACCATGAAGAAGGTGGAAGCAATTGCTTGTATCACTCTGATCAAAAAATCCCATAGGAAGAGACAGAGCAGGACGCACGCATAACGGAAGATTTTCCAGGAGGAAAAATCACGCATCTCCTCGAACCCGACTAACCTTTCTTCCAAACGGAGATCCAAGCCCAATATTGGGAAGAGAGTGAAAAGCAGACTAACTCACCTAGAACAGTGTAGCTTTACCAGCCGTCCGTGTTTTTTACGCTCTACACGTGGGTATTTGGCCTCCGGTTATATCAGAGGATCCCACAAACACTCGGGGTTCAGGGTCTCTTAGGACGTGAAAACCGAGCTCCCTGTCTTGCAAATGTTGCAGAAGCCCCACAAGACGGTCAAGCGTGTGCCCCTCAAATTATAAAGGGGTCCAAGCGGTTCAACGGTCACCGCGACCGGCGCGAGTGCTCTAAAGGGAGTGACCTCCGTTGGGTCGAGTTGTGGTCTGCGCATTTCTCACGGCAGCTGAGAATCTCTCGTTTCTTGCCCATCTTTGCTTTTGTCTTCAGCTAAGTGGGAGACGAGCTTCGACCACAAGAGCACCCTAAAGCAGGACTTCCACGTGACCTCAGAGACGGTGGTGCAGGTGCCCATGATGAGACGTGAGGATGAGTATTACTACCTCCTGGACCGCAACCTCTACTGCAGGGTCGTGGGCGTCCCCTACCAAGGAAATGCCACTGCGCTCTTCATCCTCCCCGGCCAGGGCAAGATGGAGCAGGTGGAGGCGGGGCTGAGCCAGGAGACACTGAGGAGGTGGCTCAAGAAGCTCACAAAGAGGTATCCTCAGGCCACGCTGGAACCAGACTAACGCTACGCACCCCCAGTGAGACACACGTCCCCTAGGGCCACACAGCCGTGGTGGGAAGGGCTCACCTAGCCcgggagctgcctcccagcccaGAGGCATCAGCTGAAGTCCCAgagcccctgggcctggcccagctgtagggggtggggctggaagccCGCTCTCCTGGTGGTGCCCTCAGGGTGTGCCGTGGCCTCTGGGGTAGGTAGCCCGGGTCCAAACCCGGAGCGAGATCGGCTCTGCTctaggcagcagctggagggtcATTAGGGAGCCGAGGGGAGACGGTAGGAATATGAGTAATGGTCTGATGCTCTGGAAGAGTCTGAGAAAGGTCTTCTGTTTCTAGAAAGCTCCAGCTTTACCTTCCCAAGTTCTCCATGGAGGGCTCCTATCAGCTGGAGAAGGTCCTCCCCAAGCTAGGCATCAGGGACCTCTTCACCTCGCAGGCTGACCTGACGGGATTCACCAACCACTCCAACATCCAGGTGTCTGAGGTGAGCCCACAGGCTCCTAAGCACTTGCTTTCAGAGATagccaccccatcccaccccaccccaccccatcccatcccaccccaccccaccccatcccaccccaccccatcccaccccatcccaccccaccccatcccactccaccccatcccactccatcccaccccatcccatcccaccccatcccacaccatcccatcccaccccatcccaccccaccccatcccatcccattcTATTCCACTCTATTCTATGCTAGTttgttctattctattctattctattctattctatcccaccccaccccaccccatcccatgcCATTCCATCCTATCCTGTTCTGTTCCACTCTATCCTATTCTGTTCCACTCTATTCTATTCTAATTTGTTCCATTCCATTctatcccatcccatcccatcccatcctaTTCTGTTCtactctattccattccattccattccattccacgttccatattttttatctttctcctctGATTCTTCAAAATGCAAAGGCTTCCCTTTGTGTCTTATATCCTTTGTGCAATGAGAAGTCATATCTAGTGGTGACTCGGGGGAAGGAGCCCTGAATTAAGCcatcaaaactaaaaaatcaGGCAGTAACTCCTTCACtcgccagctgtgtgacctccaACAATGctttgacctctctgagcctccttctGTTCTATAAAATTGGAGCGTCGCCCCGTCGCTGTGAGAGCCCTGGGAATTCAGTGACAGACACACGTGCTCCCGTGCCTGGGGCACAGCGATCCTGTCATCCCCCACCTGCTCCAAGGCCCGGCGCTCCAAGGCCTCCTGTGCTCCAAGGCACAGCGACTTCGACAGTGACACCTCAGGCAGAAGTTTTGCCACTTCCTGTGACATcattccccccgcccctgctgaTTCGGCGGTGTCTGGTGTCTCCCCTGCAGATGGTGCACAGAGCCGTCGTGGAGGTGGACGAGTCGGGAACCAAAGCGGCTGCAGCCACGGCGACGGTGTTCACCTTCCGGTCGGCCCGCATAGGCGCTCAGGTAGTAGCATTCAACAGGCCCTTCCTGATGATGATCGTGGAGAACAACAAGAACCTCCTCTTCCTGGGCAGGGTGATGCGCCCCTGAGGCGGGGGTCTCTCCCGACAGGTCACAGGCCTCCTCGGCGGAAGAAGTGGGTGCACGCTGGCCTTTGATCTGCAGAGAGCTAATGATTTACGCAGGCGCAATTGACTAGTGAGACTTTCGCAAAGAGTAACAGGAACCTTGATACACGGATGATGGTTTCTTTTCACCCAGTCGCAAGGCACAGGGGCCGGGAAGAACCCTGGAGAACGTTTGGTCTTGCCCTCGCTCTTCGTCAGTGGAGACGAGCTCCGAGGCCCAGAGAGTTTGCTTGACtcacccagggtcacagagcacCTCAGAGGTGGGAAGGAGCCCACAACCCGGGCCCCTGGACCCCAGCCCAGCGCCACACACGGCTCTGTAGGAAGGCTGTCCCCAAGTAGACACTTCCACCGGGACGTGGGTGTCCAAGCCTCATCCCCCACTTACCGTCCACACCAGCCATCCACGTGCTACAGTTTCGAAAGAACACCGGAATGGGCGTCTGGGATGCGGCTTCTGTCCCAGCCAAGCCACTGTGTGACACTGGGGCAGCTCTGTCCCTCTCTGGACTCTGGCTTCTCCGCACATGCATTGAAGGATCAGGTCAAGGCTGGAAGGATCCCTGAAACCACACAAGAAGGCTGGGGTGTTCCTGCCAATCACAGTTGATGTCGATACATTCGAGTGCCACTCAGCCTTTTAGAAAAGCCAGCCAGTGGACAGCGAGGTGGAAATGGTCCGTCCCAGGACTGCTCCACCCTGTGGATGCAGTTACAGTCTCGTGGGcttgggtggtggtgggggaccGAAGGCCTGTTGCAAATAGTAGAGCATCATTCGAAGATGCTGCTGAACTTTAGTGTCGGCCATAACAATAAAGCATTTTTGCAAGCACTGGGCATCGTTGTCCTTAGGGAAGTGGCTCTGGGAATGGTGACACTGATAGCTGACCACATTCCAGGCGAGGTGCCAGGCACTTCAGGCACCTGGATGGTGGTATTGCCCTTCACAAGGTCCTCTAGGAAGCAGGCGCTATGACCCCCACTGTACAGATGGGAAAGGTGAAGCCGGCAGAGAGCAGGCAGCTTACCCAGGCACACAGCTCCTAAGGGGTGGAGGCCGGGTTCGACTCCAGCCCCACAGGGTTCGccctgtgctgtgtgtgctgcAGAGGAGACGGCACCGGGAAGCCAAGGCCTGAGTCGGGGCACCTTGGCTAAGGGCTCCCCTATAGTCAGAGAGGCTCGCTCCCTTTCACATAAACCCACCACGTTTTTCTCCCCCAGGGGACCAGACACTTTAAAGACGCTTCAGTGAGTGAATAAGCAAATGAGCCCTTCACTCAGTCTCAGATGGTCCCCTAACCAGCTGCCCCCAACTCTGACCCCCGACTGTCTGCCCACCCCGCCACCCTACATGGGTCCCTAGCTTGCTTTCCACGAGGCTGCTTGTACCACTCTGGTCCCAGAGTCTGGACTGTGCCACAGAAGGGAGTCCCTTAGAACTAACAAGATTGGAACCCCAAGATTTGACCACTCCCCGAAgtactaagcacctactatgtgccagcccgAGGGGATGCTTGGCACCTGGGATCTATCTCATTAATCCCTGAGCCACCCTGCGGGGCTCATCACTTTCATCCACTTGATAGAAACAAACCTAAGTCCTTGCCCAGAGCCCCCCAGCAGTGACACCCACAGGCCCTGGTTCCAGGACCCAGGTGGCACGTGTTGACTGgtggcagagcaggtggctgcatcCTGACCCAGACAGCTTGTCTGTCTGCATCTGAGCTCCGAGCTTGCGACAGCTTTCGGGGGCTGGGCGTCCTAATGGGGTCAGACCCGCTCCCATGCGCCTTCCTCTCGAGGAACGCCTCGCCTGTTTGCCCAGCGGTCCAAGGTCAGGGGGAGGGTCTGCCTGTGCAATGTGTTTAAGGCCAAGGTCCGACGCTGTCTAAAGTTTCCTGGGCAAATGGTCAGCAAGCAGCTACTGGGTGCAAGATTGGGACCGGCGCCGGGTGCCGGCTCGTGAGCCTCGGGCACGTGTCATGCACTAAAGCACCCTGCTGGGTGTCCCGTGTCCCTCCCTGGTCACACGATCCTGGGGTGAACAAAATAGTATAGCagctcagaggggagagagagggagggggaatgaACTGCGGGGGGTCAGCAAAGCCTTCGAGGAAGAGGAGGCCCTGAGCAGGTCCTGAAGAATAAGCAGGACTTCGACAGACAGCCGTGTGGGAGCAGGGACGGGACCTTAAGGCACAGGGAACAACGGCTTGAGAGGAGCCGGATGCTGAGTGACCTGCCGTGTGTATGACAAACCAGAGACCGCAGTCTGGGCCAGTGTGGGGGAAGAGGGGACGGTGCTGGCGGTCCAGTGACAGGGACCCTGAACGCAAGGGTGACGGTTTGTCTGTTCTCTCTCACCCCGGTTTCAGGGTAGTTTGGCCACCACAACACACCCTGAGAGTCCCCTGGACCCCTTCTCGTCCCTCACTGTCCCATCGGCACATCAGCAGGTATCCCCACTCAGCCCTCTAGGGGGCGCTCACGTGCATCCACTCCTGCTCCAGCACCCACTGGCCGCTCCTCTGCTCGGCCACATCATCCCACCTGGTAAAAAGGTGGCAGGGTCTGCAGGGTGCCTGCACATAGAAGCATGACTGTCCCCCCGGGACCCTCTTTCTTAGCCACTAGGACTAGTCTACTgaagctgccataacaaaatgccccAGGCTGGGCGGCCTAACCACAGAACTGTGTTTCCTCACTgtcctgggggctggaagtccgcggtccaggggctggcagggttggttcctccTGAGGTCCCCTCGGCTTGCAGATGGCcgtcttccctctgtgtctctgcATGGCCTTCCGTCTGAGTCTCCGTATCAGAATTCTCCcagtccccaacccccagcagTCCCATCGGATCAGGGCCCAGATGCGAGCTCATTCCTACACAGTCACCTCTCTAAAGggcctgtctccaaatacagtcacatccTGAGGGGCCGGGCGTTGGGTCTTCCACCTGTGAGTTTGGGGGGACACAATGTAACCCACAGTAGTCACCCCAACTTTGAGTTCCTGTACCTATTGCCAAGTTCATTCTTGTTCATAGGGAAAtacttttatttccctctctgaccacatACACTTCCGGGACCTCCTTTTGGGAGCCATGGCCACCAGCACAGGGgggccccttcccccacccgACCCTGCAGGACCCACACCAGAAAGAATGACCTTGGGCTCTGGAGCAAACACTCCACGCCCCACTGAACAGCCGTGCCCAGCCTGCACCTGCTTAGTAGCTCGTTCATTCAAAGGTCAGTACCGGTGGGCTGCCTACGGGGCTCAGCGTGGAGCCGGTACCGGGTGCACCGGTGAGCCCAGCAGGCACGGGCAATCACCAGGTGAGCCAACAAATAAACACCGAATGACAAACCGAGGTGAGGCACAGCCTCAGCACTCTGGCCAGGGGTCCCCCAGATGCAGCTGACCCCCAGACCCACCTCCGGGCTCCACcgccccccacactcccctctaTCACCATCCACGCTGTGCGGTCACTGTCCCTCTGGGTCTGAGACTCTCACACACCAGAAAATCTTCGAGGGCTCCGGTCATGCCTGCACCCCCGGCCCCCTGGCTGCGTCCTTGGCCCAAAGCGGGCTCTCAACAGGTGTTGGGTGAATGAGAGGAAGGGCTGAGTGAGGGAAGGCTCCAGGAGACCCCAGGCCCCTACACGCCCCTCAGCCCACTGCCCGAGCCCCAGACCCCACCCAGCACACACAGCCTGAGCTGCCCTGCAGGCGGGGTTGCTGATACTCCAGCTGTAGGAAACCAGGATGCGTGAGAAGCAGGCACTCCAACGGCCAGGAGCCAACGGTCCCCGCTGCTGCAGAGAGGCGGGGAAGCCAGTCACGGGGCAGCGGGGCAAGGCTGCTTGCTTGCAAGGGCAGTGGGAACAGGTCTGGGCGAGCAAGAGGAGGGTCTGGCCCCGGAAAAGACCACGGAAGCCTCCCTGCCAGGCATCGTGCGGCCTGGAGTGGAGCACAGACGACTCCTCTGTGATCGCGTCCAGCTGAAGCCTGGGACGGAAGGTGTGTAAAGGGCATCGCAACCCTCTCTTCTCCTGAATCCAGCCGAGGGGCCCGTGGACTCTGCAGGGAcaggactgctggagggaatgtgtGCAGGGCCCTGCCCCACGGGTGTCCCAACTAcagaggtgggtggggccagTCCTTGCAGACCCTTCTAGACTGAGCGGAAGGGCGGGGAGAGTCTTCAAGCAAGGGAATGCCCTGAATGCCCTGAAGGCGTAAACACACTCTGGAGGCTGGGTAGAAAGCAGAGCAGTGGGCAGTCTGGGGGATGAGCtcaggtggcaggtgggaggtGCGCGGACACTGGTGGTCACGGTGGTCACGGCACTTGCAGCTGGACCAGAGTGTGGGCAGCAGGGACGGAGAGTGCAGAGTGGTTCCGGAACAGGGAAGAGGAGGGTCCCATCTCACACtgcaagggggagggagaggatgaaCCCCGTTTCCTGGCCTAGCTGGGAGACAGGGACAGCATTTACTGGGGTGTGGAGGAGTATGGGGGAGCAGAGGCCAGCAGGGGGTTTGTTTAGGGCGTGATCGGTGTGAGAAGCCGGTGAGGAGGCACTGGTGTCAAAATTCTGGTTACCGCAAATCCGTGAAACACAGAAAGAACCTCAGCAACACCCCACGGAAGAGGGATGAGGGGACCAATGGGACATAGAATGTGGCGGGGGGCACAGAGGAAGTGGGGGTGCCCGGCCCTCCCTTCAacagcacccaggccagcaaagagCTCTGTAGGCACCTCCACGCCCCCAGGCCCCTGAAATCAGAAGCCTGCCACTGTCCTTGTGACTCATGATCAGTCCCCCAGGCAGCATGGCAGGCCTGGGCTCTCTGGGCCCCATGCCAGGATCTCTCTACAGGCTGGCAGGGAACCCGGGCAAGGCCTTGGGCTGGCATCCAGACACCTCCACTTGCCCGCTGGGCTGCTTCC from Phyllostomus discolor isolate MPI-MPIP mPhyDis1 chromosome 1, mPhyDis1.pri.v3, whole genome shotgun sequence encodes:
- the SERPINA5 gene encoding LOW QUALITY PROTEIN: plasma serine protease inhibitor (The sequence of the model RefSeq protein was modified relative to this genomic sequence to represent the inferred CDS: inserted 1 base in 1 codon): MQLCLLFCLVLLSLQAAALPRRRHHAWRTKKRVRELPVASAEAPGNQNFTFDLYRALAADSPDQNIFFSPLSISESLALIYLAAASDTKTQISEALGLPAQGGREEEEAFHRGSHQLLQELRQPRADLQLXLGTALFVLPTVHVRDAFLSAARTLYLADTFPTNFRDPKAAQKQINDYVAKQTNGKIVDLVKDLDSSEIMVMVNYIFFKAKWETSFDHKSTLKQDFHVTSETVVQVPMMRREDEYYYLLDRNLYCRVVGVPYQGNATALFILPGQGKMEQVEAGLSQETLRRWLKKLTKRKLQLYLPKFSMEGSYQLEKVLPKLGIRDLFTSQADLTGFTNHSNIQVSEMVHRAVVEVDESGTKAAAATATVFTFRSARIGAQVVAFNRPFLMMIVENNKNLLFLGRVMRP